In Pyricularia oryzae 70-15 chromosome 2, whole genome shotgun sequence, one genomic interval encodes:
- a CDS encoding leucine Rich Repeat domain-containing protein — protein sequence MDSEDGELFIKQLATFVRTHEKALANALQFRRQNLPRHGSSQSVSSISTSNIATSPTAMERPATSSSASSTLAAALSLGTLSFTSASVKSAKLALTSHHLFYLLSRFEELGIPVGPMKVRLENLHDNSSSANYVSFLSQSQRTKSRESDVGSIRSVSSIRSVMSGMSALWASFGIGSGVSAARTERQKAAIQADLKYLYSAFTKIPCLKLAPDWRARLIRGYEEFPFDSAVPLYVFKNVQALEVCDMDFRHFFGWDRMADQLRSLTLKRASIDDPADILIDIVLDDMDKRRRRSSKTQASPTTPWGAGASSPRRTPAAEHNESHNSTSAPGSPQPRYSTGDLQIGSLNSEASMGGKDDTSDDSRRPSLVRADSGEPSTSPSKSSRPRSHSPRRPTSSRNSTSHVRTSHKIRRSGSGSSHSSLSDSWHGHHRGGSTSNLLSVGILPASKWRFLKHLSLADNSLTCISATSLAPLSNTLHSLDLSANLFTQIPDSLATLTALRALNLSHCMIDSLHSLLRNPLPAITALNLRANRLQSIAAIEKLYPLERLDLRDNKLTDPMELARLTNIPDLREVYVEGNPFTRTHKDYRVTIFNLFRQTPGYTEDITIDSTGPTYAEKKQLVDRVPLPPAVPVVKPRASEIPAVDVLKPAIIYETPKEASVLRKERPRPKATASEINTNSTRRRRAPKRRIVDLATKESLAANGQPTEFTSQLVKSSQGRVIYKEDNYRISQTADSQSPQLSAPVSITKVPATTQEVPRINTGILKTDAAKQPVVVASHEPEPSWEASPPVDWDAGGEVYRRKIEELRDKVGQGYLSVLSEEGWDTSRHLQSHFQDVQFGAPSPAMRQDPTAPRVVQPIHAGRTLG from the exons ATGGATTCGGAAGACGGGGAGTTGTTCATCAAG CAACTGGCTACATTTGTGCGTACGCACGAGAAAGCGTTAGCCAACGCTCTGCAATTCAGGCGCCAAAATCTCCCAAGGCATGGTTCATCACAGAGCGTCTCGTCGATTTCGACGAGCAACATTGCCACGTCTCCGACAGCCATGGAACGACCCGCCACATCTTCCTCCGCCTCAAGTACCCTCGCCGCCGCTCTGTCGTTAGGCACCTTGAGTTTTACCTCGGCCTCTGTCAAGTCAGCAAAGCTGGCATTGACTTCACATCACCTTTTTTACCTCCTCTCGCGTTTTGAAGAGCTGGGCATACCTGTTGGACCAATGAAGGTCCGCCTTGAAAACCTTCACGACAATTCTTCTTCGGCCAACTACGTCTCATTCCTCAGCCAGTCTCAGCGAACTAAGAGCCGTGAGTCTGATGTGGGATCTATACGCTCCGTGTCTAGCATCCGGAGCGTCATGTCCGGCATGTCGGCTTTGTGGGCAAGTTTTGGAATTGGCAGCGGCGTGTCTGCAGCCCGTACAGAAAGGCAAAAGGCTGCCATACAGGCCGATTTGAAATACTTGTATTCGGCTTTCACCAAAATCCCTTGCCTGAAGCTCGCTCCTGACTGGAGAGCACGTTTGATTAGGGGCTACGAGGAGTTTCCCTTTGACTCGGCCGTCCCGCTTTACGTGTTCAAGAATGTACAGGCTCTTGAGGTGTGCGATATGGACTTTCGACACTTCTTTGGGTGGGACAGGATGGCCGATCAGCTGCGATCGCTGACACTCAAGCGTGCAAGCATCGATGATCCCgccgatattttaattgaTATTGTCCTCGATGACATGGATAAACGTCGAAGGCGATCTTCAAAGACGCAAGCCTCGCCCACAACGCCCTGGGGAGCCGGCGCTTCCAGCCCCCGACGAACCCCTGCCGCTGAACACAATGAATCACATAATTCCACTTCGGCGCCTGGCTCCCCCCAGCCAAGGTATTCCACCGGAGACCTACAAATCGGCTCTCTGAACAGCGAGGCAAGCATGGGTGGCAAAGACGATACATCAGACGACAGCAGACGGCCTTCACTCGTCAGAGCTGACAGTGGTGAACCTTCTACATCGCCGTCGAAATCATCACGGCCGAGAAGCCACTCGCCAAGAAGGCCCACGAGCTCGAGGAACTCGACCTCTCACGTCCGCACTTCCCACAAGATCCGTCGTTCGGGCTCTGGAAGTTCCCACTCAAGTCTCTCGGACTCATGGCACGGCCATCACCGAGGAGGGAGCACCTCGAACCTGCTATCTGTGGGAATTTTGCCAGCATCGAAATGGCGATTTTTGAAGCATTTGAGCCTCGCCGACAATTCGCTCACTTGCATTTCTGCCACCAGCCTGGCCCCCTTGTCCAACACGCTTCATTCACTCGACCTGTCAGCCAACCTCTTCACCCAGATACCCGACAGTTTAGCCACTCTGACAGCATTACGAGCTCTCAACCTCTCCCACTGCATGATAGACTCACTGCACTCCCTTTTGAGGAATCCTTTGCCGGCCATCACTGCTCTCAACCTTCGTGCCAACAGGCTTCAGTCAATCGCCGCTATTGAAAAGCTGTATCCTTTGGAGCGATTGGATCTCAGGGACAATAAGTTGACTGACCCCATGGAACTCGCTCGGCTGACCAACATCCCCGACTTGCGGGAGGTGTATGTCGAGGGAAACCCATTCACTCGAACCCACAAGGACTACCGTGTCACCATCTTCAATCTATTCCGCCAGACCCCAGGCTACACTGAGGATATCACCATCGATTCCACAGGACCCACCTATGCAGAAAAGAAGCAGCTGGTTGATCGTGTTCCCCTTCCGCCTGCGGTTCCTGTTGTCAAGCCCCGCGCCTCTGAAATACCCGCAGTCGATGTCCTGAAGCCGGCTATCATCTATGAGACGCCAAAGGAAGCATCCGTGCTACGTAAGGAGCGGCCACGGCCCAAGGCAACGGCCAGCGAAATCAACACGAATTCGACCCGCCGCAGACGAGCCCCGAAGAGGCGCATCGTAGACTTGGCCACAAAGGAATCTTTGGCTGCGAACGGACAGCCTACCGAGTTTACATCCCAGCTAGTGAAGAGTTCTCAGGGTCGTGTTATCTACAAGGAGGACAACTACCGCATTTCACAAACGGCAGATTCACAGTCGCCACAATTGAGTGCGCCTGTATCAATCACCAAGGTACCAGCCACAACCCAAGAGGTACCACGCATTAATACCGGCATCCTCAAGACGGATGCTGCGAAGCAACCCGTTGTCGTCGCCTCACACGAGCCAGAACCCTCGTGGGAGGCCTCGCCTCCTGTCGACTGGGATGCAGGTGGCGAAGTCTATAGGCGTAAAATCGAAGAGCTGCGCGACAAGGTCGGCCAGGGCTACCTGAGCGTACTCAGCGAGGAGGGCTGGGATACATCACGGCACCTCCAATCACACTTCCAAGATGTGCAATTCGGGGCACCGAGTCCTGCCATGCGCCAGGATCCGACAGCGCCCCGGGTTGTTCAGCCTATACACGCCGGGCGCACACTTGGTTGA
- a CDS encoding OPT family small oligopeptide transporter codes for MAPSSSSSSMEKPSETATLVEMVGIKNRSGDRSSKDEPKASVEVSGREVLGDTGSSRYEDDGSGITVLSRDKPPVDDIKERLSMWGESSSRTPYGDEYEGDEGSEYELLLDPNLPDDYSTAATNRSDPERSSADKEISTEEDSPYPEVRAAVRNYDEDLPCNTVRAWTIGLFLVVIGASMNTLFSLRSPSISLSSLIAQIIAWPLGHGWAKVMPKRKFSFFGIPWSLNPGPFNIKEHTIIVVMAGVSFSVAYATDIILAQVVFYKQDFGIAWQLMLMISTQSLGYGIAGMMRKFLVYPASMIWPANLVGVTLMNAMYEKPPPNDPTIIGGSMPRYRWFGIITLCSFVYYFIPGFLAQFLSIFAFATWIAPQNPVVNQLFGGLTGLSLIPITFDWSQIVGFVGSPMIPPWYAIANTLIGVVLFFIILASGLHYTNTWYADFLPISDSSTYDNTGSPYNVTRVITKDFTLSEEAYKAYSPLFLSTTFALTYGLSFAAIASLIVYTYLHHRKTIWLQYKNATNEAEDIHMKLMRKYVEAPTWWYMILFAIMLVIGFVTVLAYPTNMSWWSFLLAVAISFAFSLPIGIIQAVTNNQIGLNVLTEFVYGYIQPGRPLALMIFKTFGYITMSQALGFVGDLKFGHYMKIPPRTMFMCQVVATTFSCFIQIAVLNFALKHIDGVCTPTQAERFTCPGGKVFFSASVIWGLIGPARMFSPGQIYSSLMIFFGIGAVVPVMIYFYVRKWPKSPARFLMSPLIFGGSAAIPPASPLNYLTWGIVGFVFQYLIKKRHFNWWSRLNFLTSSGLDLGLGLATLVIFFAFTLNNINPPKWWGNDIVQTTMDFTDTAVRKHVAEGQIFGPRTW; via the exons ATGGCcccgtcatcatcgtcatcctcAATGGAGAAGCCGTCTGAGACGGCTACTCTAGTGGAGATGGTCGGCATAAAGAACAGAAGCGGTGATCGTAGCAGCAAAGATGAGCCAAAGGCGTCGGTGGAGGTCAGTGGGCGGGAGGTGCTCGGCGACACGGGGTCTTCTCGATATGAGGACGACGGCTCGGGTATAACCGTGCTTAGTCGGGACAAGCCCCCCGTGGACGACATCAAAGAGCGCCTCTCTATGTGGGGTGAGTCTAGTTCCCGCACTCCGTATGGTGATGAATATGAAGGAGATGAAGGATCAGAATACGAACTTCTCCTAGACCCGAATCTGCCCGACGATTACAGTACGGCTGCGACAAACCGATCCGATCCCGAGAGGTCTTCGGCGGACAAGGAGATCAGCACAGAAGAGGATTCGCCCTACCCGGAGGTGCGGGCGGCAGTTCGAAACTATGATGAAGATTTGCCTTGCAACACGGTTCGTGCCTGGACCATCGGGCTGTTCCTGGTCGTCATCGGAGCCTCGATGAACACGCTCTTTTCTCTCCGATCTCCCTCCATCAGTCTCAGCTCCCTCATTGCCCAGATCATCGCCTGGCCCCTTGGTCACGGCTGGGCAAAGGTGATGCCCAAACGCAAGTTCAGCTTCTTCGGCATCCCCTGGTCCCTCAATCCCGGTCCTTTCAACATCAAGGAGCACACCATCATTGTGGTCATGGCCGGAGTGTCGTTCAGTGTAGCCTACGCCACAGACATCATCCTTGCACAGGTTGTCTTCTACAAGCAAGACTTTGGTATCGCGTGGCAGCTCATGCTCATGATCTCGACCCAGTCTCTGGGCTACGGCATCGCGGGTATGATGCGCAAATTCCTGGTCTATCCTGCGTCCATGATCTGGCCCGCGAACCTGGTTGGCGTGACCTTGATGAACGCCATGTACGAGAAGCCGCCGCCAAACGACCCGACCATCATCGGCGGTTCCATGCCACGCTACCGGTGGTTTGGCATCATAACCCTGTGCTCCTTTGTCTACTACTTTATCCCGGGATTCTTGGCCCAGTTCTTGAGCATATTCGCCTTTGCCACCTGGATAGCTCCCCAGAACCCCGTTGTCAACCAGCTCTTTGGAGGTTTGACGGGTTTGTCTCTGATTCCCATCACTTTTGACTGGTCACAAATCGTCGGTTTCGTCGGCTCGCCCATGATCCCGCCCTG GTACGCCATCGCCAACACTCTTATCGGTGTCGTTCTTTTCTTTATCATCCTCGCATCCGGTCTGCACTACACCAACACATGGTATGCAGACTTTCTGCCAATCAGCGACTCTAGCACTTACGATAACACTGGATCTCCATACAATGTCACCCGCGTTATCACCAAGGACTTCACCCTCAGCGAGGAGGCATACAAGGCATATTCGCCGCTGTTCCTGAGCACCACCTTTGCTCTGACGTACGGGCTCTCCTTCGCAGCCATTGCATCCCTAATTGTCTACACTTATCTGCATCACCGCAAGACAATCTGGCTGCAGTACAAGAATGCAACCAATGAAGCCGAGGATATCCACATGAAGTTGATGCGCAAGTATGTCGAGGCTCCTACATGGTGGTACATGATACTCTTTGCTATT ATGTTGGTTATCGGCTTTGTCACGGTACTTGCGTACCCGACCAACATGTCCTGGTGGTCCTTTTTACTCGCTGTCGCAATATCCTTTGCGTTTTCGCTTCCCATCGGCATTATTCAAGCTGTTACGAACAACCAGATCGGTCTTAACGTGTTGACTGAGTTCGTATACGGTTATATCCAGCCTGGCCGCCCCTTGGCTCTTATGAT TTTCAAGACTTTTGGCTACATCACCATGTCCCAAGCCTTGGGCTTTGTCGGAGACCTCAAATTCGGCCATTACATGAAGATCCCTCCGCGGACAATGTTCATGTGTCAGGTTGTGGCCACAACCTTTTCATGCTTCATCCAAATTGCAGTTCTCAACTTTGCTCTGAAGCACATAGACGGCGTCTGCACGCCGACTCAAGCTGAGCGCTTTACTTGCCCAGGTGGCAAGGTCTTTTTCTCAG CATCCGTCATTTGGGGCCTTATCGGTCCGGCCCGTATGTTCTCGCCCGGCCAGATCTACTCCAGCCTGATGATCTTCTTCGGCATCGGCGCCGTGGTCCCTGTCATGATCTACTTTTACGTCCGCAAGTGGCCCAAGTCCCCTGCGAGGTTCCTCATGTCTCCCCTCATCTTTGGCGGTAGCGCGGCTATCCCGCCCGCCAGCCCCCTCAACTACCTCACCTGGGGCATCGTCGGCTTCGTCTTCCAGTACCTAATCAAGAAGAGACATTTCAACTGGTGGAGCAGACTCAACTTCCTTACCAGCTCGGGATTGGATctcggccttggcctcgCAACCCTCGTCATCTTCTTCGCCTTTACGCTCAACAACATCAACCCGCCAAAGTGGTGGGGCAACGACATCGTCCAGACCACGATGGATTTCACCGACACGGCTGTGAGGAAACACGTGGCCGAGGGGCAAATCTTTGGACCTAGGACTTGGTAG
- a CDS encoding 3-oxoacyl-[acyl-carrier-protein] synthase 2 — MSLRRVVVTGIGAVTPLGVGAQRSWQRLIAGASGITSVTHLEPLDRWQELPSTVAGLVPTSAAADANANAAKSHGGAGDVDGGKASGLWRPSDWLDATDQRRMSRFAQYALASADMALEDARWMPETPHDLEATGVCLGSGIGNLEEIYNTALAHHKHGYKKVSPLFAPKILINLAAGHIAMHHGFRGPNHAATTACTTGAHSIGDAARFIAFGDADVMVAGGSESCIHPLTFAGFARSRSLSTAFNDNPTASCRPFDESRDGFVVAEGAAVVVLEELEHALRRGARILAELRGYGCSGDAHHMTAPREDGSGALAAMKKALKHAGVRPAEVDYINAHATGTRSGDAAEALAIRSLMLGEEGLEREDQVTVSSTKGSTGHLLGAAGAVEAVFTALAVAENRVPPTKNLFNPGVGPNFNFVANQTQERTVNVAVSNSFGFGGTNASLVFSKLERGMQGSI; from the exons ATGTCTCTGAGGCGAGTCGTCGTCACGGGCATAGGCGCCGTCACGCCCTTGGGCGTGGGAGCCCAGCGATCCTGGCAGCGGCTAATCGCCGGGGCTTCGGGCATCACGAGTGTCACGCACCTTGAGCCGCTTGACAGGTGGCAGGAGCTTCCCAGCACCGTTGCAGGCCTGGTGCCAACTTCTGCAGCTGCAGACGCAAATGCAAATGCAGCAAAATCACATGGAGGTGCAGGCGACGTAGACGGCGGCAAGGCTTCGGGACTGTGGCGTCCCTCGGACTGGCTCGACGCCACGGACCAGCGACGTATGTCCAGGTTTGCCCAATatgccttggcctcggctGACATGGCTTTGGAGGATGCTCGGTGGATGCCGGAGACGCCCCATGATCTCGAGGCGACTGGAGTTTGCTTGGGAAGTGGTATTGGCAATCTCGAGGAAATCTACAATACAGcactggcccatcataaacaT GGTTACAAAAAAGTATCACCACTGTTCGCCCCCAAGATTCTCATCAACCTGGCTGCCGGTCATATTGCGATGCACCATGGCTTCCGTGGCCCAAACCATGCCGCGACCACTGCATGCACGACGGGTGCCCACTCCATTGGTGATGCAGCGCGCTTTATCGCGTTCGGGGACGCAGACGTTATGGTTGCGGGAGGCTCCGAGTCGTGCATCCACCCGCTGACCTTTGCCGGATTCGCGAGGTCCCGATCGTTGTCGACGGCTTTCAATGACAACCCTACCGCCAGCTGCAGACCATTTGACGAGAGCCGCGACGGCTTCGTAGTTGCCGAGGGTGCAGCCGTCGTAGTGCTCGAGGAGCTTGAACATGCTCTACGTAGGGGGGCGCGGATCCTGGCCGAGCTGAGAGGATATGGATGCAGTGGCGATGCGCACCACATGACGGCACCGAGGGAGGACGGATCTGGTGCTCTGGCGGCCATGAAAAAGGCTTTGAAGCATGCTGGAGTCAGGCCGGCCGAGGTCGACTACATCAATGCCCATGCTACCGGGACTCGGTCAGGGGATGCGGCCGAGGCCCTTGCCATTCGATCTCTCATGCTCGGCGAGGAGGGTCTCGAAAGAGAGGACCAGGTGACAGTTAGTAGCACCAAAGGGTCTACCGGGCATTTGCTGGGTGCTGCTGGTGCAGTAGAGGCTGTTTTCACGGCACTGGCAGTTGCAGAG AACCGAGTACCGCCAACAAAGAACCTCTTCAACCCCGGGGTCGGGCCCAACTTCAACTTTGTGGCAAATCAAACCCAGGAGAGGACTGTCAATGTTGCAGTATCAAACAGCTTTGGATTTGGCGGCACGAATGCCTCCCTAGTGTTCTCAAAGCTTGAGCGTGGAATGCAAGGGAGTATCTGA
- a CDS encoding dihydrofolate reductase — MPPTSPIELTLVLAATRDMGIGRGGTLPWTGLKKEMAYFARVTKRLPAADDKPPTALNAVIMGRKTWDSIPPKFRPLKGRLNVVLSRSFPELKGTPPPPSSAAATTTTTTTTDPDPVVNDRVPIHARSLPEALAYLGQLREQRQAVGKVFIIGGAQIYDVALGLPETRRVLFTSVMSDFECDASVALRLGEGTGWRRTSKEEHDAWVGEEVPAGVQEENGTQYEFQMWERSD, encoded by the exons ATGCCACCCACATCACCAATCGAGCTCACTCTTGTGCTCGCCGCAACGCGGGACATGGGCATCGGCCGCGGCGGGACTCTACCATGGACGGGCCTAAAGAAGGAGATGGCATACTTTGCTCGCGTCACCAAGCGTCTCCCTGCGGCAGAT GATAAACCACCGACGGCACTCAACGCCGTCATAATGGGCCGCAAGACGTGGGACAGCATCCCCCCAAAGTTCCGCCCGCTGAAGGGCCGGCTAAACGTCGTGCTGAGCCGGTCATTTCCGGAGCTCAAGGGGaccccaccgccgccgtcatCGGCCGCCGCaacaacgacgacgacgacaacaacaGATCCGGATCCGGTCGTCAACGACAGGGTGCCGATCCACGCGCGCTCGCTGCCCGAGGCGCTAGCCTACCTCGGCCAGCTCAGGGAGCAGCGCCAGGCCGTGGGCAAGGTGTTCATCATCGGCGGGGCGCAGATCTACGACGTGGCCCTGGGCCTGCCCGAGACGCGGCGCGTGCTCTTCACGAGCGTCATGTCCGACTTTGAGTGCGACGCGTCGGTGGCGCTGCggctgggcgagggcaccggCTGGAGGAGGACGTCCAAAGAGGAGCACGACGCCTGGGTGGGCGAGGAGGTCCCAGCAGGTGTGCAAGAGGAGAATGGGAcgcagtacgagtttcagaTGTGGGAGAGGTCGGATTGA
- a CDS encoding WW domain-containing protein, whose translation MATTPTENTSDTATGTVATVDQVGIPQSDHDRLGNRESENQPTLSTQVSEEERLDDTKESAVTETAESSGPSANSAAKVAASSSSPTDSPHAEPESDSREDSKDPVGEDGASSSQAPGELQPQLPNEPLPETEDDGWTYQWDPTHQAYYFLNRFTGQTTWENPRQTVAVASSSTADPTPVPPPLPTVAGGYNPAIHGDYDDWVAEQKKAGQLPGDGDAAENVHPPDPATAALFASGAQFNRLTGQYQRPGVGPENHSDDAKSRRQMNAFFDVDAAANSHDGRSLKAERAGKRLTKGELKHFKEKRKARKEEKRRAWLRD comes from the coding sequence ATGGCGACTACACCAACGGAAAATACCTCAGACACGGCCacaggcacggtcgcaacagTCGATCAAGTTGGCATCCCTCAGTCCGACCACGACCGTCTTGGCAACCGCGAGTCTGAGAACCAACCCACTTTGTCAACACAAGTCTCTGAGGAGGAGCGCTTGGATGACACCAAGGAGTCTGCTGTCACAGAAACAGCGGAATCCTCCGGCCCCTCTGCCAATTCCGCTGCAAAGGTCGCCGCATCATCGTCGTCTCCTACCGATTCGCCACACGCTGAACCTGAGTCAGACAGCAGAGAGGACAGCAAAGACCCCGTTGGGGAGGATGGCGCGAGCTCGTCACAAGCTCCAGGCGAATTGCAACCGCAACTACCCAACGAGCCACTCCCAGAAACTGAAGACGATGGTTGGACCTATCAATGGGACCCAACGCACCAAGCGTACTACTTCCTCAATCGCTTTACTGGCCAAACCACCTGGGAAAATCCGCGCCAGACCGTAGCCGTAGCATCCTCCTCCACCGCTGATCCGACGCCGGTCCCTCCGCCTCTGCCTACCGTTGCCGGAGGGTACAACCCAGCCATACACGGAGACTATGACGACTGGGTtgcagaacaaaaaaaggcaggCCAACTACCTGGAGACGGAGATGCTGCTGAAAATGTGCATCCCCCTGATCCAGCAACGGCAGCCTTGTTTGCTTCCGGTGCTCAGTTCAACCGCTTGACGGGACAGTATCAACGACCAGGCGTTGGTCCTGAGAACCACAGCGATGATGCCAAGTCGCGGCGACAGATGAATGCCTTCTTTGACGTTGATGCGGCGGCGAACTCACACGACGGCCGTAGTCTGAAGGCTGAAAGAGCTGGGAAGCGTCTCACTAAAGGCGAGCTAAAGCACTTCAAGGAGAAGAGGAAAGCCAGGAAAGAGGAGAAGCGGAGGGCTTGGTTGCGGGATTGA
- a CDS encoding tRNA-dihydrouridine synthase 1, with the protein MTTTAAATSMPGSDTNGVTSGVKPKLHGRAFYESIGSPKFVVAPMVDQSEFAWRMLTRSFMPESQRSTVLGYTPMFHARLFGENPSYRDSHFQAIRKDAASPDAQPTPWLDGNPAIDRPLFVQFCANDPSALLEAAKHVAPYCDAVDLNLGCPQGIARKGHYGAFLQEDQELIHKLIRQLHDGLSIPVTAKIRILDTPEATLAYARNVLDAGASILTVHGRRREQKGHLTGVADWSAIRHLRENLPPETVIFANGNILQRGDLERCLEATGADAVMSAEGNLSDPTLFAPEPPVGEEGREYWRGKDGLGGFRVDAVMRRYLDILHRYVEDKEPPVRRPLFVVGEDEAWITQSLETQAATQAPEGGETEAPADAEEDEEGQPAHKKRRKTHKKKMRAAETGIGKKDKNPSPNYIAVKAHLFHMLRHFITKHTDVRDAVARSRLGEGHINYLERILDMVERKVAQGMIEYARTEGKSFEDEPLARITIKPQPKAETKDSGVPIAAAEAANGESEKSAVDAVLDPEDDPESSFATVKKCRRPWWVVQPIVRPLPLEAAAKGAVTMKKPKENKSNNGSNGGNGKQEDASRKRPHPDTESKVEALDKEISFPTSDLVSG; encoded by the exons ATGACCACGACAGCTGCTGCCACCAGTATGCCCGGGTCCGATACCAATGGCGTGACCTCCGGGGTCAAGCCAAAGCTTCACGGCCGGGCCTTTTATGAGAGCATCGGAAGCCCCAAGTTTGTCGTGGCGCCGATGGTGGATCAGTCCGAATTC GCTTGGCGAATGCTCACTCGTTCCTTCATGCCAGAGTCTCAACGATCTACAGTCCTAGGATACACTCCCATGTTCCACGCCCGTCTATTCGGCGAGAACCCGTCCTACCGAGACTCGCACTTCCAAGCCATACGTAAAGATGCCGCTTCACCAGACGCGCAGCCAACTCCGTGGCTTGACGGCAACCCCGCCATTGACCGACCCCTATTTGTACAATTTTGCGCAAACGACCCGTCCGCCCTGTTGGAAGCGGCCAAGCATGTTGCCCCATACTGCGATGCCGTCGATCTCAATCTTGGGTGTCCCCAAGGAATCGCAAGGAAGGGCCACTACGGCGCGTTTCTCCAGGAAGACCAGGAGTTGATACACAAGCTGATCCGGCAGCTGCATGACGGGTTGTCAATCCCCGTAACTGCAAAGATTCGCATCCTGGATACCCCGGAGGCGACGCTGGCCTATGCACGCAATGTGCTCGATGCAGGGGCCAGCATTCTCACCGTCCACGGCCGCAGGCGGGAGCAAAAGGGTCACCTGACGGGCGTGGCGGACTGGAGCGCCATCCGCCACCTGCGCGAGAACCTCCCACCCGAGACGGTCATCTTTGCCAACGGCAACATCCTGCAGCGCGGCGATCTGGAGCGGTGTCTCGAGGCCACGGGTGCCGACGCTGTCATGTCGGCCGAGGGCAACCTGAGCGATCCGACACTCTTTGCGCCCGAGCCCCCGGTCGGGGAGGAAGGAAGAGAGTATTGGCGTGGCAAGGATGGTCTCGGCGGTTTCCGCGTGGACGCCGTTATGCGCCGCTACCTGGACATCCTGCATAGATACGTCGAGGACAAGGAGCCACCGGTGCGCAGGCCATTGTTCGTGGTAGGCGAGGACGAGGCGTGGATCACCCAGTCGTTGGAGACACAAGCAGCCACGCAGGCTCCCGAGGGAGGCGAGACGGAAGCCCCCGCAGATGCGGAAGAGGACGAAGAGGGTCAACCTGCTCATAAGAAGCGGAGAAAGACCCACAAGAAGAAGATGAGGGCGGCCGAGACTGGCATCggcaagaaggacaagaaccCATCCCCTAATTATATCGCGGTCAAGGCGCACCTGTTCCACATGTTGCGTCATTTTATCACAAAGCACACAGACGTACGCGATGCCGTGGCCAGGAGTAGGCTCGGCGAGGGCCACATCAACTACCTGGAGCGCATCTTGGACATGGTCGAACGCAAGGTCGCGCAGGGTATGATAGAGTACGCGCGCACCGAAGGCAAGAGCTTTGAGGACGAGCCCTTGGCCAGGATAACGATCAAGCCGCAGCCCAAGGCGGAGACCAAGGATTCAGGCGTACCTATCGCCGCAGCAGAGGCTGCCAACGGCGAATCGGAAAAGTCGGCGGTCGACGCTGTTCTCGATCCCGAGGACGATCCGGAAAGCTCCTTCGCAACGGTCAAGAAGTGCAGGCGTCCTTGGTGGGTCGTCCAGCCGATTGTGCGGCCGTTGCCGTTGGAGGCGGCGGCTAAGGGCGCCGTCACCATGAAGAAGCCTAAAGAGAACAAGAGCAACAACGGCAGTAACGGCGGCAATGGCAAGCAGGAAGATGCGTCTCGGAAAAGACCGCACCCTGACACTGAGAGCAAAGTTGAAGCCTTGGATAAAGAGATCAGCTTTCCCACCAGTGACTTGGTTTCAGGATAG